A single region of the bacterium genome encodes:
- the recR gene encoding recombination mediator RecR encodes MFSPKIQKLIGIFSHFPGVGPKTASRFVFYLLRKPESQIEEILGSIADLKKIVRICQFCLNPFEPKAKELLCPICLDPGRDKSLLCLVEKEADLDLLEKTRKYRGLYFILGGLLSPLKKRETEKLIIDSLLERLKNPASFGLSKADFKEIIIAISYTTEGIATSLYLERVLKPLNKKITRLGQGLPIGAEIEYADEETLSSALEGRK; translated from the coding sequence ATGTTTTCTCCAAAGATTCAAAAGCTGATCGGAATCTTTTCCCATTTTCCGGGCGTGGGGCCGAAAACCGCCTCGCGTTTTGTTTTCTATCTTTTAAGAAAGCCGGAATCCCAGATAGAGGAGATTTTGGGATCGATTGCCGACTTGAAGAAAATTGTCAGAATCTGCCAATTCTGCCTGAACCCTTTTGAACCGAAAGCCAAAGAGCTTCTCTGTCCGATTTGCCTTGATCCCGGCCGTGACAAAAGCCTGCTCTGCCTGGTCGAAAAAGAAGCAGATCTTGATTTGCTGGAGAAAACCAGGAAATACCGAGGCCTCTATTTCATACTCGGGGGCCTGCTTTCTCCTCTGAAAAAGAGAGAAACGGAAAAACTGATAATCGACAGCCTTTTGGAAAGGCTGAAAAACCCGGCCAGTTTTGGCTTGTCCAAGGCCGATTTCAAGGAAATTATTATTGCCATCAGCTACACGACCGAAGGCATTGCCACTTCCCTGTATCTGGAAAGGGTTTTAAAGCCCCTGAATAAAAAAATCACCCGCTTGGGCCAGGGCTTGCCGATTGGAGCTGAAATCGAATACGCCGACGAAGAAACTTTATCTTCTGCTCTGGAAGGTAGAAAATAG